From the Chloroflexus aurantiacus J-10-fl genome, one window contains:
- a CDS encoding PD40 domain-containing protein, which produces MAARRILLTIIGLLSVVILIGSLSAGVVAFLLITNRPVDQKLLVLGPNRRLAIVDRQGVAQVLAEDASPELFRYPALAPDGSRVAYISQQGNTSVLRVIHLQSGTRTELYRSTTNPPLYMVWSPDGRYLSFLSNRGVGGLGVHIVPSDGSRDAELISVSPSSLYVAWQPNSSSLLVHIGGSIFEDGRVITVQPGRQQPLHEVTDPGFFQVPAWSVDGESFFYVAQPPIEGPPTVDKVESVLTRVKVGEMQPQVLAREPMAAIIFGRSPQSDEIAYTTVGPDGFGPLKLVALDGSVRTLSAADDDVVAFFWSPDGQQIAYLTPAGRSDSGLTQLRWQLVGREGNNPRTLTTFTPSQEFLAQINFFDAYALSFDLWSSDGHALVYGTNDGVYVFDIRRGTAVRRSDGVLGMWIGGREEVGDRR; this is translated from the coding sequence ATGGCCGCTCGTCGCATTTTGCTGACGATTATCGGGCTGTTGAGTGTGGTGATCCTGATAGGGAGTTTGAGCGCCGGGGTGGTTGCTTTTCTGCTCATAACCAATCGCCCTGTCGATCAGAAGTTACTGGTACTGGGGCCAAACCGCCGTCTCGCTATTGTTGATCGCCAGGGTGTGGCTCAGGTACTGGCCGAGGATGCCAGCCCCGAATTGTTTCGCTATCCTGCGCTGGCCCCTGATGGAAGCCGGGTGGCGTATATCAGTCAACAGGGGAATACGAGCGTTCTCCGCGTCATACATTTGCAGAGTGGTACACGGACTGAGTTGTATCGCTCAACGACCAATCCACCACTCTACATGGTCTGGTCTCCCGATGGTCGGTATCTGTCGTTTCTCTCGAATCGTGGTGTCGGTGGTTTGGGGGTGCATATTGTGCCGTCCGATGGTTCCAGAGATGCGGAGTTGATCAGTGTTTCACCCAGTTCGCTCTACGTCGCCTGGCAGCCCAATAGCTCTTCGTTGCTGGTTCATATCGGTGGCTCGATATTTGAAGATGGCCGTGTGATTACGGTGCAGCCCGGTCGGCAGCAGCCACTACACGAGGTGACCGACCCAGGTTTCTTCCAAGTGCCGGCCTGGAGTGTTGATGGCGAGAGTTTTTTCTATGTCGCTCAACCACCGATTGAGGGGCCACCAACGGTGGATAAGGTTGAGAGTGTGTTGACGCGGGTGAAGGTTGGTGAGATGCAGCCACAGGTGTTGGCCCGTGAACCGATGGCGGCAATTATCTTCGGTCGTTCACCACAAAGCGATGAGATTGCGTATACGACGGTCGGTCCCGATGGTTTCGGTCCTTTGAAGCTGGTGGCATTGGATGGTTCGGTACGCACGCTTTCGGCAGCCGATGATGATGTGGTGGCCTTTTTCTGGTCGCCTGACGGTCAGCAGATCGCCTACCTCACGCCAGCCGGTCGTTCGGACAGTGGCTTGACCCAGTTACGCTGGCAGTTGGTCGGACGGGAAGGGAATAATCCGCGCACGCTGACCACCTTTACCCCCAGTCAGGAGTTTCTCGCTCAGATCAATTTTTTCGATGCCTATGCCCTGTCGTTCGATCTCTGGTCGAGCGATGGTCATGCCCTGGTGTATGGCACGAATGATGGTGTGTATGTGTTCGATATTCGGCGCGGAACCGCTGTGCGGCGGAGTGATGGTGTGCTGGGGATGTGGATTGGGGGGAGGGAGGAAGTGGGAGATAGGAGATAG
- a CDS encoding DnaJ domain-containing protein, producing MNDDFEQLDDYAILGVQPGATPAEIKQAYLKQISIYHPDRFAGASPDEQAYAARRARRINQAYQNLRRRRPSPVIATSTPRNYQAELYAKAQEHLAAGRRLQALATLRELQRINPWYRDCADLIAGLEADLKPTAVSTSRTFSRRNVLTVAFGGVAVALLGWFGWRQLQEAEATRSPVATAVAEEATAVPSPTVAPSPTTAPSPTAAASPTAAPSPTAVPSPTAAPSPTTGITGGTVVYQADFGPNSDWPITNGNGWSVGARDGRYIIQANAGLGDIWAFQTSPIGSEMVIEVEVSVAGDWAGLMFWFNSPQRYISFLINPAQGQYRCDERNNEQRSVLAEGTISLARSNRLTVRLTDQTIALQINDQVVDTLTITSLNPDPRYGLLVRAERNPTTATFSTLTLRTIT from the coding sequence GTGAACGACGATTTTGAACAACTCGATGACTATGCCATCCTCGGTGTCCAACCCGGTGCGACACCGGCAGAAATAAAACAGGCGTATCTCAAACAGATCAGCATCTACCATCCTGATCGGTTTGCCGGCGCTTCACCTGACGAACAGGCTTACGCAGCACGACGGGCGAGGCGGATCAATCAGGCATACCAGAATCTGCGTCGGCGACGGCCATCGCCTGTTATTGCGACATCAACACCACGTAACTATCAGGCTGAATTATACGCCAAAGCGCAAGAGCATCTGGCAGCCGGACGCCGTTTGCAGGCCCTGGCGACACTGCGTGAACTGCAACGGATCAACCCCTGGTACCGCGACTGTGCCGACCTCATTGCCGGCCTGGAAGCAGACCTGAAGCCGACAGCGGTTAGCACCTCGCGCACATTCTCGCGGCGCAACGTTCTTACTGTGGCCTTCGGCGGAGTGGCAGTAGCTCTACTGGGCTGGTTTGGTTGGCGACAATTGCAAGAGGCGGAAGCTACCCGTTCACCAGTTGCCACAGCAGTCGCCGAAGAAGCGACAGCAGTGCCGTCACCGACCGTGGCACCATCGCCGACCACTGCTCCATCACCGACAGCGGCGGCGTCGCCGACCGCAGCGCCATCGCCGACTGCGGTGCCATCGCCGACTGCGGCGCCCTCACCGACGACAGGGATAACCGGCGGGACGGTAGTCTATCAGGCCGATTTTGGCCCTAACAGCGACTGGCCGATAACCAACGGCAACGGCTGGAGTGTTGGGGCACGCGATGGACGTTATATCATTCAGGCTAACGCCGGATTAGGCGACATCTGGGCATTTCAAACATCGCCAATTGGTAGCGAGATGGTGATCGAGGTAGAGGTCAGCGTTGCCGGCGACTGGGCCGGGCTAATGTTCTGGTTCAACAGCCCGCAACGATACATCAGTTTTCTGATCAACCCTGCGCAGGGGCAATACCGCTGCGACGAACGCAACAACGAACAGCGCAGCGTTCTTGCCGAGGGAACCATTAGCCTCGCACGATCAAATCGCTTAACAGTACGGCTTACCGATCAAACCATTGCCCTCCAGATCAACGATCAGGTCGTTGACACACTGACCATAACCTCCCTGAACCCTGATCCGCGCTATGGCTTGCTGGTACGGGCTGAACGCAACCCAACTACTGCAACATTCAGCACACTCACCCTACGCACAATCACCTAG
- a CDS encoding EVE domain-containing protein — MPNYWLLKTEPTVYSFADLVREGRTVWDGVSNNVALKHMREMRSGDEALIYHTGDERQAVGLAQVVSDPYPDPKQSDPRLIVVDVVPLRALPHPVSLNDIKADPFFADFALVRQGRLSVVPVSAAQWERLLAMAEGRG; from the coding sequence ATGCCAAACTATTGGTTATTGAAAACGGAACCGACGGTCTACAGTTTTGCCGATCTGGTGCGTGAAGGTCGTACCGTTTGGGATGGGGTGAGCAATAATGTTGCTCTGAAACATATGCGCGAGATGCGCAGCGGTGACGAGGCGCTGATCTACCACACCGGCGATGAACGGCAGGCTGTTGGTCTGGCGCAAGTCGTCAGCGATCCCTATCCCGACCCCAAACAGAGTGATCCGCGTCTGATCGTGGTTGATGTTGTACCGTTGCGGGCGTTGCCTCATCCGGTTTCACTGAATGATATCAAAGCTGATCCTTTTTTTGCCGATTTTGCCCTGGTGCGCCAGGGGCGACTCTCGGTTGTACCGGTGAGTGCTGCACAGTGGGAGCGTCTTTTGGCGATGGCAGAAGGACGTGGGTGA
- a CDS encoding response regulator transcription factor, whose product MEAATILVVDDEQPIVDLVSSYLTNEGFVVHRAYDGPGALALARSVKPDLVVLDVMLPGLDGIEVCRQLHRDTSVFVLMLTARADEIDKLIGLSVGADDYLTKPFSPRELVARVKAILRRNRVIRAIEVNQRPILQFEGLLIDPERREVERNGVRVDLTPREFDLLYALASYPGRVFTREELLQRVWGPDFAGIDWVVDVHIGTLRRKLDDDHHGTPLVQTVRGVGYKFVGSTR is encoded by the coding sequence ATGGAAGCAGCTACAATTCTCGTTGTTGATGACGAGCAACCAATTGTTGATCTGGTCAGCAGTTACCTGACAAACGAGGGTTTTGTTGTGCATCGGGCTTACGATGGCCCTGGCGCGTTGGCGCTGGCGCGGAGTGTGAAGCCCGATCTGGTTGTTCTTGATGTGATGCTGCCGGGGCTGGACGGGATTGAGGTTTGTCGGCAGTTGCACCGCGACACCTCGGTGTTTGTACTGATGCTGACGGCACGCGCCGATGAGATTGATAAGCTGATCGGTTTGTCGGTCGGTGCTGATGATTATCTGACCAAGCCATTCAGTCCGCGTGAGTTGGTCGCACGGGTGAAGGCTATTCTCCGCCGTAATCGGGTTATTCGTGCGATAGAGGTGAACCAGCGCCCGATTTTGCAATTTGAAGGGCTGTTGATCGACCCCGAACGGCGCGAAGTTGAACGCAACGGGGTGCGGGTTGATTTGACCCCGCGTGAATTTGATCTGCTCTATGCACTGGCCAGCTATCCGGGGCGCGTGTTCACCCGTGAAGAGTTGCTTCAGCGTGTGTGGGGGCCAGATTTTGCCGGTATTGATTGGGTGGTTGACGTGCATATCGGTACTCTGCGGCGCAAGCTCGATGATGATCATCACGGCACGCCTCTGGTGCAGACGGTTCGTGGCGTTGGTTATAAGTTTGTTGGTAGTACGCGATGA
- a CDS encoding sensor histidine kinase, which produces MMKWLRQLRWKLFISHLIIVLMAYVVLLAAANVLASLGWTGFAPLTLGAAAAETGQLQAGLTTEAGELQEQFQSVIQQALLISGFAALAAAVIVSLFVSRRIVEPIQTLSNVSRRLAQGFYRERTSIHADDEISQLAHSVNQLAEALDQTERRRLALLADVTHELRTPLATIGGYMEGLLDGVVSANPATFNLILRETRRLQRLIEDLELLSRVEAGQLPVVARAIDLLPVLEAQLAQFEPLFSSNQVTLQLDAPAQLPQVWADPDRVAQVLINILANAYRYTPAGGTVTVQVTTDDHEVRVAVIDTGIGIAAEHLPHVFERFYRVDKSRARNSGGSGIGLAIARHLIYAQGGEIWAESDGIGKGARFIFTLPLAPQMAFVRVDHPVTVEAVDTL; this is translated from the coding sequence ATGATGAAGTGGCTGCGGCAGCTCCGCTGGAAGCTATTCATTTCCCATCTGATTATCGTCTTGATGGCCTACGTCGTACTGCTGGCCGCTGCCAATGTACTGGCAAGTCTGGGCTGGACTGGCTTTGCCCCGCTGACCCTTGGTGCCGCAGCAGCCGAAACTGGTCAGTTGCAGGCTGGCCTCACCACCGAGGCTGGCGAGTTGCAAGAGCAGTTTCAATCGGTGATTCAGCAGGCGCTGCTGATCAGCGGTTTTGCCGCGCTGGCGGCAGCAGTGATTGTGAGCCTCTTCGTTTCGCGGCGGATTGTTGAACCGATTCAAACGCTCTCGAATGTGAGCCGACGGCTGGCACAGGGGTTTTACCGCGAACGTACCAGCATTCATGCCGATGATGAGATTTCTCAGTTAGCGCATAGTGTCAATCAACTGGCCGAAGCCCTCGATCAGACGGAGCGGCGTCGTCTGGCATTACTGGCCGATGTGACGCACGAGTTGCGTACCCCGCTGGCGACGATTGGCGGGTACATGGAAGGGTTGCTGGATGGGGTTGTATCGGCGAATCCGGCTACCTTCAATCTGATCTTGCGTGAAACCCGTCGCCTTCAGCGCCTGATCGAAGATTTAGAGTTGCTATCGCGGGTTGAAGCCGGTCAGTTGCCGGTCGTCGCCCGGGCAATCGATCTCCTGCCGGTGCTGGAAGCACAGCTCGCGCAGTTTGAACCGCTCTTCAGCAGCAATCAGGTGACGTTGCAGCTCGATGCGCCCGCACAGTTGCCGCAAGTATGGGCCGATCCGGATCGGGTGGCGCAGGTGCTGATCAATATCCTGGCCAATGCCTACCGCTATACACCGGCAGGAGGAACAGTAACAGTGCAGGTGACGACCGATGATCACGAGGTGCGGGTAGCAGTGATCGATACCGGGATCGGGATTGCCGCCGAGCATCTGCCTCACGTATTCGAGCGCTTTTACCGGGTTGATAAATCACGTGCCCGCAACAGTGGTGGGAGCGGGATCGGACTGGCGATTGCCCGTCACCTGATCTATGCTCAGGGTGGCGAGATTTGGGCGGAAAGCGATGGGATCGGGAAAGGCGCACGCTTCATCTTTACCCTACCGCTGGCACCGCAGATGGCGTTCGTGCGCGTAGACCATCCCGTCACGGTTGAGGCAGTTGACACGCTATGA
- a CDS encoding VC_2705 family sodium/solute symporter translates to MSAQFWLGLFQLFLVVGGALAVSLFIIDRLFPPVRQTTGSDTANVRRLRIGPASTAVPPPLRWPLAPAWLPQYWQENLRLVGPLLVIWLLSFVLPVVLSAPLNQISILTGFPLGYYMSAQGTLICFVVLIFVYNWRMHILDRRYGVDPPETPDAQQIRRRYSLRYLGFTIGLLVLLIVFIILETQFRLPSFLIDWSFLALTIGLYAVIGIRSRADTLDAYYVAERKVPGILNGLATGSDWMSAASFISMAGALYLLGFEGLAYITGWTGGYVLLVLLLAPYLRKFGQYTLVDFIGARYPGAGARVIAAVLSIIICFTYVTAQVTGIGIIMSRFLGLNYMVGVIVGLAAVLLCSYLGGMKAITWTQGVQGIILVFAYLVPVTWLAFKLTGVALPQVMYGEALSNIDRLEQAQGLASYVAPFNDWSIWNYLALSLCLMLGTAGMPHILVRFYTVPTVRDSRSSVAWALVWICVLYLTAPAYAAFSRWEILSSVVGRPVAGLPEWTSRWASTGLLKIADAPEVGGNGDGILQYHELQIDQDLVVLSTPEIAELPSTVVALVAAGGMAAALSTADGLLMVIASATVHDIYHRTLNPRASSRERLLLGRLAILVVAILAALTALQRLAIIVQLVAWAFSFAAATIFPVLVLGIFWKRTNSRGAVAGMISGFLVTASYMAITYILPEWTLFGISSSAAGIFGLPVNFLVTWLVSRYGPPPDPEVTALVDYVRYP, encoded by the coding sequence ATGAGCGCGCAATTCTGGCTTGGTCTGTTTCAACTTTTTCTGGTCGTCGGTGGCGCGCTGGCCGTGTCACTTTTCATCATTGATCGGCTCTTCCCTCCGGTACGGCAGACGACAGGATCAGATACGGCTAATGTCCGCAGACTGCGGATTGGCCCCGCTTCAACCGCTGTCCCTCCTCCACTACGCTGGCCGCTGGCACCGGCCTGGTTGCCGCAATACTGGCAGGAAAACCTGCGTCTGGTCGGGCCACTCCTCGTCATCTGGTTGCTGAGCTTTGTGCTACCGGTTGTGCTCTCAGCACCACTCAACCAGATCAGCATTCTGACCGGCTTCCCCCTCGGCTATTACATGAGTGCGCAGGGAACGCTCATCTGTTTCGTTGTGCTCATCTTCGTCTACAACTGGCGCATGCACATCCTTGATCGGCGGTACGGCGTCGATCCTCCCGAAACGCCAGATGCACAGCAGATACGCCGGCGCTACTCGCTCCGCTATCTGGGATTCACCATCGGATTGCTGGTTCTGTTGATCGTCTTTATCATTCTTGAGACACAGTTTCGCCTGCCATCGTTTCTCATCGATTGGAGCTTTCTTGCCCTGACGATTGGTCTCTACGCTGTGATCGGCATTCGTTCACGCGCCGATACCCTCGATGCCTATTATGTTGCCGAGCGGAAAGTTCCCGGTATTCTCAACGGCCTGGCCACCGGTTCAGACTGGATGAGCGCAGCGTCGTTTATCAGTATGGCCGGCGCCCTCTATCTTTTGGGGTTTGAAGGGCTGGCCTATATCACCGGTTGGACGGGTGGCTACGTGTTGCTGGTATTGCTCCTTGCCCCCTATCTACGCAAATTCGGTCAGTACACACTCGTCGATTTTATTGGTGCCCGCTATCCGGGCGCCGGCGCACGAGTGATCGCTGCCGTCCTCAGCATCATCATCTGCTTCACCTATGTCACGGCACAGGTAACGGGGATCGGGATCATTATGAGCCGGTTTCTCGGTCTCAACTACATGGTCGGCGTGATCGTTGGCCTGGCAGCCGTCCTGCTCTGTTCGTACCTTGGTGGGATGAAGGCGATCACCTGGACGCAAGGCGTGCAGGGGATTATTCTGGTGTTTGCCTACCTGGTGCCGGTGACCTGGCTGGCCTTCAAGCTGACCGGCGTAGCCTTGCCGCAGGTTATGTACGGTGAAGCCCTCAGCAATATTGATCGTCTGGAACAGGCGCAGGGGCTTGCGAGCTATGTTGCCCCCTTCAACGACTGGTCAATCTGGAACTATCTGGCCCTTTCGCTCTGTTTGATGCTGGGAACAGCCGGCATGCCGCACATTCTGGTGCGCTTCTACACCGTACCCACTGTCCGTGACAGTCGCAGTAGTGTAGCCTGGGCACTGGTCTGGATTTGTGTGCTCTATCTGACTGCACCCGCCTACGCTGCCTTCTCACGCTGGGAGATTTTAAGCTCGGTGGTGGGGAGACCGGTTGCCGGGTTGCCTGAATGGACCAGCCGGTGGGCAAGTACCGGTCTGCTCAAGATTGCCGATGCCCCTGAGGTGGGTGGCAATGGTGATGGTATTTTGCAGTACCACGAATTACAGATCGACCAGGATTTGGTGGTGTTATCTACGCCGGAGATTGCCGAACTACCGTCTACCGTCGTGGCATTAGTTGCTGCCGGCGGTATGGCCGCAGCGCTCAGTACTGCCGATGGTCTGTTGATGGTGATCGCCTCGGCAACGGTACACGACATCTACCATCGTACCCTCAACCCACGCGCCTCTTCCCGTGAACGCCTGTTGCTTGGCCGACTGGCGATCCTGGTCGTCGCAATCCTGGCGGCACTGACGGCATTGCAACGGTTGGCCATTATCGTACAACTGGTGGCCTGGGCCTTTTCGTTCGCCGCAGCGACGATCTTTCCGGTGCTGGTGCTGGGCATTTTCTGGAAGCGCACGAACAGTCGTGGCGCAGTGGCCGGTATGATCAGCGGCTTCCTGGTAACGGCCAGTTATATGGCGATTACGTACATTCTCCCCGAATGGACACTCTTTGGCATTTCCAGCTCGGCAGCCGGTATCTTCGGTCTCCCCGTCAATTTCCTGGTCACCTGGCTGGTCAGCCGGTATGGGCCACCACCTGATCCAGAAGTAACCGCACTGGTGGATTACGTGCGCTATCCGTGA
- a CDS encoding acetoacetate--CoA ligase gives MTTAAKLLWEPPEDLRANCTMRAFMRWLEQRSGLHFADYHQLYRWSVDRLEDFWAALWEYYQIKAHTPYTTVLSSREMPGARWFTGAHLNYAEHVFRHATDQRPAVIFASERQEPTPLSWASLRAQTAALAQTLREAGVGPGDRVVAYVPNTPHALIGCLATASLGAIWSSCSPDFGSPSVIDRFSQIAPKVLIAVDGYQYGGKAFDRRAEVAAIQAALPDLELTIFIPYLDPTAEASGLRGRVIRWEDALRQEAELHFTPVEFNDPLWVLYSSGTTGLPKPIVHSQGGILLEHIKSLDLHFDMRAGDTFFWYTTTGWMMWNFLIGGLLIGAIPILYDGSPAYPDMGVLWRLAEQTRIRYFGTSAGYITALMKSGVEPGTQFDLSSIKAIGSTGSPLPPEGFDWVYEHIKHDVWLVSYSGGTDVCSGFVGGCPLLPVYSGEIQCRILGCRAEAYDTDGQSVTGVMGELVITAPMPSMPIYFWNDPDNARYKASYFEHYPGVWRHGDWIVINERGGVIIYGRSDSTINRQGVRMGTSEIYRAVETIPEVLDSLVIDLEGLGGRSYMPLFVVLREGVTLDDDLRQRIKQVIRQTLSPRHVPDDIFQIPAVPLTLSGKKLEVPVKKILMGVPVERAANPDSLRNPESLQFFVELARTLANSDKVAG, from the coding sequence ATGACCACCGCAGCAAAGTTGTTGTGGGAGCCGCCGGAAGACCTGCGCGCCAATTGCACGATGCGTGCGTTTATGCGTTGGTTAGAGCAGCGCAGCGGCTTACACTTCGCTGATTACCACCAGTTGTACCGCTGGTCGGTCGATCGCCTTGAGGACTTCTGGGCAGCATTGTGGGAGTATTACCAGATCAAGGCTCATACACCCTACACGACGGTGCTGTCGAGTCGCGAGATGCCCGGCGCACGCTGGTTCACCGGTGCCCATCTCAATTACGCCGAACACGTGTTTCGGCACGCTACCGATCAGCGACCGGCAGTGATATTCGCTTCCGAACGCCAGGAACCAACACCTCTGAGCTGGGCGAGTCTGCGTGCGCAAACGGCGGCCCTGGCACAGACCCTACGCGAGGCTGGAGTCGGGCCGGGGGATCGCGTCGTGGCCTATGTGCCGAATACGCCACACGCCCTCATCGGTTGTCTGGCAACCGCGAGTCTGGGCGCGATCTGGTCGAGCTGTTCACCCGATTTCGGCAGCCCCAGCGTCATCGACCGCTTCAGTCAAATTGCGCCGAAGGTCTTGATCGCGGTTGACGGCTATCAGTATGGTGGCAAGGCATTTGACCGCCGGGCCGAAGTTGCGGCGATTCAGGCGGCCCTGCCCGATCTGGAGCTGACCATCTTTATCCCCTACCTCGATCCAACCGCCGAAGCAAGCGGCCTGCGAGGGCGCGTCATCCGCTGGGAAGACGCCTTACGGCAGGAAGCCGAACTTCACTTCACCCCGGTGGAATTCAACGACCCGCTGTGGGTGCTCTATTCATCGGGCACAACCGGCCTCCCCAAACCGATTGTCCATAGCCAGGGCGGTATCCTGCTCGAACATATCAAATCCCTCGATCTCCACTTCGACATGCGAGCGGGTGATACCTTCTTCTGGTACACCACCACCGGCTGGATGATGTGGAACTTCTTGATCGGTGGCCTGCTGATCGGCGCGATACCGATCCTCTACGATGGCAGCCCGGCCTATCCAGATATGGGCGTCCTATGGCGCCTGGCCGAACAGACACGGATTCGTTACTTCGGCACCAGCGCCGGCTACATCACCGCCCTGATGAAAAGTGGGGTCGAACCGGGCACTCAGTTCGATCTGAGCAGCATCAAAGCCATCGGCTCGACCGGCTCACCCTTACCGCCAGAAGGGTTTGATTGGGTCTACGAACACATCAAACACGACGTCTGGCTGGTCTCGTACAGTGGCGGCACCGACGTATGCAGCGGCTTTGTCGGTGGTTGTCCTCTCCTGCCGGTGTACAGCGGCGAAATTCAATGCCGCATCCTGGGCTGCCGGGCAGAAGCCTACGATACCGATGGGCAGAGTGTTACCGGCGTCATGGGCGAACTGGTCATCACCGCGCCAATGCCGTCGATGCCGATCTACTTCTGGAACGATCCCGACAACGCTCGTTACAAGGCCAGCTACTTCGAGCACTATCCCGGCGTCTGGCGGCATGGCGACTGGATCGTGATTAACGAGCGGGGTGGCGTGATTATTTATGGCCGTTCGGACAGCACGATCAACCGCCAGGGTGTGCGCATGGGCACCAGCGAAATCTACCGGGCGGTAGAGACGATCCCCGAAGTGCTCGACAGTCTGGTCATCGATCTCGAAGGATTGGGTGGACGGTCATACATGCCGCTCTTCGTCGTCTTGCGCGAAGGGGTCACCCTCGACGACGATCTGCGTCAACGGATTAAGCAGGTCATTCGCCAGACCCTCTCGCCCCGCCACGTTCCCGACGACATCTTCCAGATTCCGGCGGTTCCCCTGACCCTGAGCGGGAAGAAGCTGGAGGTGCCGGTGAAGAAGATTCTGATGGGTGTACCGGTCGAGCGGGCGGCCAATCCCGACTCGTTGCGCAACCCCGAATCGCTTCAGTTCTTCGTTGAACTGGCACGCACGCTGGCGAATAGCGACAAAGTGGCCGGGTGA
- the glnA gene encoding type I glutamate--ammonia ligase — translation MSDDPRTALLHRVEADQVAFINLQFTDVLGIGKTVTIPVEELPDALDHGVWFDGSSIEGFARMVESDMYLVPDISTYAVVPWDQHQGVTTARLICSVYTPDGKPFAGDPRNVLRRMLDQAAAAGYRFMVAPELEFFLFKTDPNGNILEPHDKASYFDISTDLATHIRRQMARTLQAMGIAVEAVHHEVAPGQHEIDLRYADALQSADHLVTARVALKAVAQMNGLHATFMPKPIAGVNGSGMHVHQSLLDRDTGKNLFADPDDPYGLSALARHFIAGLLAHARGMCALLAPLVNSYKRLVPGFEAPVYISWGRTNRSALVRVPRITAGRYQATRIELRCPDPACNPYLAYTAMLAAGLDGIRRKLPLRDATEEDLFHVDPRARGLTTLPTSLGSALDALREDEVILEAIGPSIAERFLDARQQEWESYRAYVSQWEIERYLAIF, via the coding sequence ATGAGTGATGATCCGCGCACCGCGCTCCTGCATCGCGTCGAGGCCGATCAGGTGGCATTCATTAATCTGCAATTCACCGACGTGCTGGGTATCGGGAAGACGGTGACCATTCCGGTTGAGGAGCTGCCCGATGCGCTTGACCACGGCGTCTGGTTTGATGGCTCTTCTATCGAAGGCTTTGCCCGGATGGTCGAGAGTGATATGTATCTTGTGCCCGACATCTCGACCTACGCCGTCGTGCCATGGGATCAGCATCAGGGTGTTACCACCGCCCGCTTGATCTGCTCGGTCTATACTCCCGATGGCAAACCGTTTGCCGGCGATCCGCGTAATGTGCTGCGACGGATGCTCGATCAGGCTGCCGCCGCCGGTTATCGGTTTATGGTTGCGCCTGAACTAGAGTTTTTTCTCTTCAAGACCGATCCGAACGGCAACATTCTTGAACCACACGATAAGGCCAGCTATTTCGATATATCCACCGATCTGGCGACGCATATTCGCCGCCAGATGGCCCGTACCTTGCAAGCGATGGGGATTGCCGTTGAAGCGGTGCACCACGAGGTGGCGCCCGGCCAGCACGAGATCGATCTGCGCTACGCCGATGCCTTGCAGTCGGCAGATCACCTGGTGACGGCACGGGTGGCGCTGAAGGCGGTTGCCCAAATGAATGGTCTCCACGCAACCTTTATGCCCAAGCCTATCGCCGGTGTCAATGGCAGCGGGATGCATGTCCATCAGAGTCTGCTCGACCGCGATACGGGGAAGAATCTCTTCGCCGATCCAGATGATCCCTACGGCCTTTCGGCGTTGGCTCGCCACTTTATCGCCGGTCTGCTGGCGCACGCCCGTGGGATGTGCGCCCTGCTTGCCCCGCTAGTCAATTCGTACAAGCGCCTGGTTCCTGGATTTGAGGCGCCGGTCTATATCTCGTGGGGTCGTACCAACCGCTCGGCACTGGTACGTGTGCCACGCATTACTGCCGGACGCTACCAGGCAACCCGGATTGAACTCCGCTGCCCCGATCCAGCCTGTAATCCCTATCTGGCCTACACCGCGATGCTGGCCGCCGGTCTCGATGGGATTCGGCGCAAGTTGCCGTTGCGCGATGCAACCGAAGAAGACCTCTTCCACGTCGATCCGCGTGCCCGTGGGCTGACCACGCTGCCAACGTCACTAGGTTCGGCACTTGACGCCCTGCGCGAAGATGAAGTTATCCTCGAAGCCATTGGCCCCTCAATCGCCGAGCGGTTTCTTGATGCCCGTCAGCAGGAGTGGGAAAGCTACCGCGCCTATGTCTCGCAGTGGGAGATTGAGCGCTATCTGGCAATTTTCTAG